The following proteins come from a genomic window of Streptomyces liliiviolaceus:
- a CDS encoding RNA polymerase sigma factor has translation MSGQGGESRRVRSSDGELGLAVARAQQGDEDAFAIAYRIVQPGLLGYLRGLVGAEAEDVASDAWLEIARDLGRFRGDGAGFRGWTATIARHRALDHLRRQKVRPRASELEQDVLDLPAARSTDDQALESLGTQYALELLSTLPRDQAEAVLLRVVVGLDGPAAGRVLGKRPGAVRTAAHRGLKRLARRLDAEGVTEDGPRTLGESG, from the coding sequence GTGTCAGGCCAGGGAGGGGAGTCCCGCCGCGTGCGGTCGTCCGACGGGGAGCTGGGCCTGGCCGTCGCGCGTGCGCAGCAGGGGGACGAGGACGCCTTCGCGATCGCGTACCGGATCGTGCAGCCCGGACTGCTCGGATATCTGCGGGGCCTGGTCGGCGCCGAGGCGGAGGACGTGGCCTCGGACGCGTGGCTGGAGATCGCCCGGGACCTCGGGCGGTTCCGCGGGGACGGGGCGGGGTTCCGCGGCTGGACCGCGACCATCGCCAGGCACCGGGCGCTCGATCATCTGCGTCGGCAGAAGGTACGCCCGCGGGCGTCCGAGCTGGAACAGGACGTGCTCGACCTGCCCGCCGCCCGGAGCACGGACGACCAGGCCCTGGAGTCCCTCGGCACGCAGTACGCCCTCGAACTCCTGTCGACCCTGCCGCGCGACCAGGCGGAGGCCGTGCTGCTGCGGGTCGTCGTCGGTCTCGACGGTCCGGCGGCCGGGCGGGTCCTCGGCAAACGCCCCGGCGCGGTACGCACCGCCGCCCACCGGGGTCTGAAGCGGCTGGCCCGCCGCCTCGACGCCG
- a CDS encoding FG-GAP-like repeat-containing protein, whose translation MGHLSRRTTHAYKPLSLKRRAWLTTGAVVLAATGAVTYAVANPGDDPSADATRGKRPVKVHELAMSSDGAGRREVERTSTAQFSLLGISWSGAKAELDGTAQVRTRALGSGEWTGWQNLDLELHPVDKAEPGAKEARGASDPLWVGPSDGVEARVVAAGGSAISGLPKGLELSLVDPGVTSAEARNEALSTTTGLSMDSAAFVAEDPTGSPSDAASASASPADSAGAEPTGAADTTGAPASPAESTSQSASGSASESASASPTPDPVPSPPPSTVTQPPIVSRAQWGAAESTVKDAPEYIDKISAVFVHHTVGTNDYSCAESPALVRGIMAYHVQTELWNDIGYNFLVDKCGRIFEGRAGGIDLPVRGAHTYGFNGDSAGIAVLGDFEGAAATSTTAAKAAGKPTRAALESVARVAAWKLGQYGGDPGGQVTLTAADDTGVWKSGQQATLNTISGHRDGFATECPGKNLYSKLSEIRRYASSPARNSAVPTADFNGDGISDLVAATPKQGSGWLTLVPGGLNGPVSASKVKLNQGTANVPGAAESGDQWGAATALGDINGDGYADIAIGAPGEDDTTGHADRGAVTILYGPKFDLGADTMALGDDYEPTGARFGATVAVGDFNADGRADVFTAATGTGGNWAARFDDGHEVAGDLTTASGALAYADAATGDFNRDGYADVALNYRDASGAGKVTWFKGSKSLGLSKVSTLSVKGGRSIAAGDVNGNGYDDIVIGQPYASESGAISGGQVTMVPGTSTGFTTTGLTKITQSTAGVEGANESGDALGTSVSVGDFNADGFADVLTGAPNEDITRGGANKANAGAVWLLKGASTGLTGTGSLSFSQDTTGVPGSTEKDDKLGSAVSLTDFSGHGRAHLLIGAEGEDAYNGTLLYLPSTASGVSVAKSAYYGVTQLGTATATRLGQVLTP comes from the coding sequence GTGGGGCATTTGAGTCGCCGGACGACCCATGCGTACAAACCGCTGAGCCTGAAGCGGAGAGCGTGGCTGACGACAGGAGCCGTCGTACTGGCCGCGACGGGCGCGGTGACGTACGCGGTCGCGAACCCGGGCGACGACCCGTCGGCGGACGCCACGCGCGGCAAGCGGCCCGTGAAGGTCCACGAGCTCGCGATGAGCAGCGACGGCGCGGGGCGCCGCGAGGTGGAGCGGACGAGCACCGCCCAGTTCTCGCTGCTCGGCATCTCCTGGAGCGGCGCGAAGGCCGAACTCGACGGCACCGCCCAGGTACGGACCCGCGCGCTCGGCTCGGGCGAGTGGACCGGCTGGCAGAACCTGGACCTCGAACTCCACCCCGTCGACAAGGCGGAACCCGGCGCCAAGGAGGCGCGCGGCGCGTCCGATCCTCTGTGGGTCGGGCCGAGCGACGGCGTCGAGGCGCGGGTGGTCGCAGCTGGGGGGTCGGCGATTTCCGGTCTGCCCAAGGGACTTGAGCTGAGTCTCGTGGACCCGGGCGTGACGTCGGCCGAGGCGAGGAACGAGGCGCTGAGCACGACCACCGGTCTCTCGATGGACAGCGCGGCCTTCGTCGCCGAGGATCCGACCGGCTCCCCGTCCGACGCCGCCTCGGCGTCCGCGTCCCCGGCGGATTCGGCGGGCGCGGAGCCCACGGGTGCGGCCGACACGACCGGCGCTCCCGCGTCACCCGCCGAAAGCACGTCCCAAAGCGCCTCCGGGAGTGCGTCGGAGAGCGCTTCGGCCTCCCCGACCCCCGACCCGGTCCCGTCCCCGCCGCCGTCCACCGTGACGCAGCCGCCGATCGTCTCCCGCGCCCAGTGGGGTGCCGCCGAGTCGACGGTCAAGGACGCGCCGGAGTACATCGACAAGATCAGCGCGGTCTTCGTCCACCACACGGTCGGTACGAACGACTACAGCTGCGCCGAGTCCCCGGCGCTGGTGCGCGGCATCATGGCGTACCACGTGCAGACCGAGCTGTGGAACGACATCGGCTACAACTTCCTGGTCGACAAGTGCGGCCGGATCTTCGAGGGCCGCGCGGGCGGCATCGACCTGCCGGTGCGCGGCGCGCACACCTACGGCTTCAACGGCGACTCGGCGGGCATCGCCGTCCTCGGTGACTTCGAGGGCGCCGCCGCCACCTCCACCACCGCGGCGAAGGCCGCGGGCAAGCCGACCCGGGCCGCCCTGGAGTCCGTGGCGCGCGTCGCCGCGTGGAAGCTCGGCCAGTACGGCGGCGACCCGGGCGGCCAGGTCACCCTGACCGCCGCCGACGACACGGGGGTGTGGAAGTCGGGCCAGCAGGCCACGCTGAACACGATCTCCGGCCACCGCGACGGCTTCGCGACCGAGTGCCCCGGCAAGAACCTCTACTCGAAGCTGAGCGAGATCCGCCGGTACGCCTCAAGTCCGGCCAGGAACTCCGCGGTCCCGACCGCCGACTTCAACGGTGACGGCATCAGCGACCTGGTCGCCGCCACGCCCAAGCAGGGCAGCGGCTGGCTCACCCTCGTCCCGGGCGGTCTGAACGGCCCCGTATCGGCCTCGAAGGTGAAGCTCAACCAGGGCACCGCCAACGTTCCGGGCGCCGCCGAGTCGGGCGACCAGTGGGGCGCGGCCACGGCCCTCGGCGACATCAACGGCGACGGCTACGCGGACATCGCGATCGGCGCCCCCGGCGAGGACGACACGACCGGCCACGCGGACCGCGGCGCGGTGACGATCCTGTACGGCCCGAAGTTCGACCTCGGCGCGGACACCATGGCGCTGGGCGACGACTACGAGCCGACCGGGGCGCGGTTCGGCGCGACGGTCGCGGTCGGCGACTTCAACGCCGACGGCAGGGCGGACGTCTTCACGGCGGCCACCGGTACGGGCGGCAACTGGGCGGCCCGCTTCGACGACGGCCACGAGGTCGCCGGCGACCTCACCACCGCCTCCGGCGCCCTCGCGTACGCGGACGCCGCGACCGGTGACTTCAACCGGGACGGCTACGCGGACGTGGCGCTCAACTACCGCGACGCGTCCGGCGCCGGCAAGGTCACCTGGTTCAAGGGGTCCAAGTCGCTGGGCCTGTCGAAGGTGTCCACGCTCTCCGTCAAGGGCGGCCGCTCGATCGCCGCGGGCGACGTGAACGGCAACGGCTACGACGACATCGTCATCGGCCAGCCGTACGCCTCCGAGTCCGGCGCGATCTCCGGCGGCCAGGTCACGATGGTCCCGGGCACGTCGACGGGCTTCACCACCACCGGGCTGACGAAGATCACCCAGAGCACGGCGGGGGTCGAGGGCGCCAACGAGTCCGGTGACGCGCTGGGCACCTCGGTCTCCGTGGGCGACTTCAACGCCGACGGCTTCGCGGACGTCCTCACCGGCGCCCCGAACGAGGACATCACCCGCGGCGGCGCCAACAAGGCCAACGCGGGCGCGGTCTGGCTCCTCAAGGGCGCCTCGACCGGCCTCACCGGCACCGGGTCGCTCTCCTTCTCCCAGGACACGACCGGTGTCCCCGGGTCCACGGAGAAGGACGACAAGCTGGGTTCGGCCGTCTCGCTGACGGACTTCTCCGGCCACGGCCGCGCGCATCTGCTGATCGGCGCGGAGGGCGAGGACGCGTACAACGGCACGCTGCTGTACCTCCCGAGCACCGCCTCGGGCGTCTCCGTCGCCAAGTCGGCGTACTACGGCGTGACCCAGCTGGGCACGGCGACGGCCACGCGACTGGGCCAGGTCCTGACCCCGTAG
- a CDS encoding beta-N-acetylhexosaminidase, giving the protein MNGRRRKESASVHRKPLLVGAGVVAVVAGAALTVGLWPSGDSDGPSTGRPSGERSALAPAASPTPSPDRTYPMSRTPRTIPAVREHTPARGPGWRPAKGGRVVVGDDALADEGRLLAEELGLTYAGRGEARAGDVGLNLTDEDANAESYTLRVADGRVRISGTEEAGVFYGTRTLKQEVHGNATAPEGVVRDSPAKPQRGFMLDIARKHFTAAWIEDRIRELGDLKYNQLGLHFSDDQGFRIASDSHPEIVSKEHLTKAEVRRILALAKSRHIAVVPEIDSPGHLGAVIAAHPDLQLRNTAGVASKGALDISKPAAGKIVDELLNEYADLFPGPYWHLGADEYQALTVANPAASYPQLATAATKAYGSGAGIADLATGWLNDRADTMRGHDRTMRAWNDGIFAGGTVQADKDLKVAYWTGKEIGARQPTEYLRTGRELLNYNDEYLYYVLGQPNTFVYPTGQRIYEQWTPLVVRGTSPVSKEYDDQILGASFAVWCDLSNSQTQDQVAAGVRMPLRALTQKLWDPRKPGSSWADFKALAAKLD; this is encoded by the coding sequence GTGAACGGGCGTAGGCGCAAAGAGTCGGCATCGGTCCACCGGAAGCCCCTGCTGGTCGGCGCGGGCGTGGTGGCGGTCGTGGCGGGCGCCGCGCTGACCGTCGGGCTCTGGCCGAGCGGCGATTCGGACGGGCCCTCGACGGGGCGGCCCTCCGGCGAGAGGAGCGCCCTGGCACCGGCGGCCTCGCCGACACCGTCACCCGATCGGACGTATCCGATGTCACGGACGCCCCGGACGATACCGGCGGTCCGCGAGCACACCCCCGCCCGTGGACCCGGCTGGCGGCCCGCGAAGGGCGGCCGCGTGGTCGTGGGCGACGACGCGCTCGCCGACGAGGGGCGGCTTCTGGCCGAGGAACTGGGGCTGACCTACGCGGGCCGGGGCGAGGCGCGCGCCGGGGACGTCGGGCTGAACCTCACGGACGAGGACGCGAACGCCGAGTCGTACACGCTGCGGGTGGCCGACGGGCGGGTGCGGATCAGCGGTACGGAGGAGGCGGGCGTCTTCTACGGCACCCGCACGCTCAAGCAGGAGGTCCACGGGAACGCCACGGCGCCCGAGGGGGTCGTACGCGACTCGCCGGCCAAGCCGCAGCGCGGGTTCATGCTGGACATCGCGCGCAAGCATTTCACCGCCGCCTGGATCGAGGACCGCATCCGTGAGCTGGGCGATCTGAAGTACAACCAGCTCGGGCTGCACTTCTCCGACGACCAGGGCTTCCGGATAGCCTCCGACTCGCACCCCGAGATCGTCTCGAAGGAACACCTGACCAAGGCCGAGGTGCGGCGCATCCTCGCCCTCGCGAAGAGCCGCCACATAGCCGTGGTGCCCGAGATCGACTCACCGGGACACCTCGGCGCGGTGATCGCAGCCCACCCCGACCTCCAGCTCCGCAACACCGCGGGCGTCGCCTCCAAGGGCGCGCTCGACATCTCCAAGCCCGCCGCCGGGAAGATCGTCGACGAGCTGCTGAACGAGTACGCCGACCTGTTCCCCGGGCCGTACTGGCACCTCGGCGCAGACGAGTACCAGGCGCTGACGGTGGCGAACCCGGCGGCCTCGTACCCGCAGCTGGCGACCGCCGCGACGAAGGCGTACGGATCCGGCGCCGGGATCGCCGACCTGGCGACCGGGTGGCTCAACGACCGGGCCGACACTATGCGCGGCCACGACCGGACCATGCGCGCCTGGAACGACGGGATCTTCGCCGGGGGCACCGTCCAGGCCGACAAGGACCTGAAGGTCGCGTACTGGACCGGCAAGGAGATCGGCGCGCGGCAGCCGACGGAGTACCTGCGGACCGGGCGCGAGCTGCTGAACTACAACGACGAGTACCTGTACTACGTCCTCGGGCAGCCCAACACCTTCGTCTACCCGACCGGGCAGCGCATCTACGAGCAGTGGACGCCCCTCGTCGTCCGCGGCACGAGCCCGGTGTCCAAGGAGTACGACGACCAGATCCTCGGCGCGTCCTTCGCCGTCTGGTGCGACCTCTCGAACTCCCAGACCCAGGACCAGGTGGCGGCGGGCGTCCGGATGCCGCTGCGGGCGCTGACGCAGAAGCTGTGGGACCCGCGCAAGCCCGGCTCGTCCTGGGCCGACTTCAAGGCGCTGGCGGCGAAGCTGGACTGA
- a CDS encoding 2-oxo-4-hydroxy-4-carboxy-5-ureidoimidazoline decarboxylase produces the protein MWRASRRRRTAEDPALPAHRPTRLPGQAVATPEPPGHRPTGLARFNAMPADEAERTLLACCGSGHWARRVAAHRPYPDLGALLAASDEAAYDLTSADVAEALACESLTLLPDGAYSAAHTALSAAHAAYESRFGHVFVICLDDTPPDESPDLVLTEISSRLANDPDKELTLAADELRRLTRGRLTRSLEAAPRGAGNGAIF, from the coding sequence GTGTGGCGCGCATCCCGGCGCCGCCGAACCGCCGAGGACCCCGCCCTGCCCGCGCACCGTCCTACCCGTCTCCCCGGCCAGGCCGTCGCCACACCGGAGCCGCCCGGACACCGCCCCACCGGCCTGGCCCGGTTCAACGCCATGCCCGCGGACGAGGCCGAGCGGACCCTCCTGGCCTGCTGCGGCAGCGGCCACTGGGCCCGCCGTGTCGCCGCGCACCGCCCCTATCCCGACCTGGGCGCCCTGCTGGCCGCGTCCGACGAGGCGGCGTACGACCTGACGTCGGCCGACGTCGCCGAGGCCCTGGCCTGCGAATCCCTCACGCTGCTCCCGGACGGCGCGTACTCCGCCGCGCACACGGCCCTGAGCGCCGCCCACGCCGCGTACGAGAGCCGTTTCGGCCATGTCTTCGTCATCTGCCTGGACGACACGCCCCCGGACGAATCCCCCGACCTGGTCCTGACCGAAATCAGCTCCCGCCTGGCCAACGACCCCGACAAAGAACTCACGCTCGCGGCGGATGAACTACGCCGCCTGACCAGGGGCCGCCTGACAAGATCCCTGGAAGCCGCCCCAAGGGGCGCGGGGAACGGCGCAATCTTTTGA
- the sdhC gene encoding succinate dehydrogenase, cytochrome b556 subunit produces the protein MPAGTLYRGREGMWSWVAHRVTGVLIFFFLFVHVLDTALVRVSPQDYDKVVATYKTPIVALLEYGLVAAILFHALNGLRVIAVDFWSKGPRYQKQMLWTVVGIWVVLMIGALYPVLGHAAREVFGS, from the coding sequence GTGCCGGCTGGAACGCTGTACCGCGGCCGGGAAGGAATGTGGTCCTGGGTGGCTCATCGAGTCACCGGCGTCCTCATCTTCTTCTTCCTGTTCGTACACGTGCTGGACACCGCTCTTGTCCGTGTCTCTCCCCAGGACTACGACAAGGTCGTAGCCACCTACAAGACGCCGATCGTCGCGCTGCTGGAGTACGGCCTCGTCGCCGCCATCCTCTTCCACGCGCTCAACGGCCTGCGGGTGATCGCCGTCGACTTCTGGTCGAAGGGCCCCCGCTACCAGAAGCAGATGCTCTGGACCGTTGTCGGCATCTGGGTCGTGCTGATGATCGGGGCGCTGTACCCCGTCCTCGGCCACGCCGCTCGTGAAGTCTTCGGGAGCTGA
- a CDS encoding succinate dehydrogenase hydrophobic membrane anchor subunit, translating to MSNNTGTTEKTASGIGPVEGASLYDVDNPAPLIEAPRKRTSKTPKSTRGNFEMYGWLFMRLSGVVLVVLVLGHLLIQLVLDGGVSKIGFAFVAGRWASPFWQVWDLLMLWLAMLHGANGLRTVINDYAERADTRLWLKGLLYTATVFTILLGTLVIFTFDPNIR from the coding sequence ATGTCGAACAACACAGGCACCACCGAGAAGACCGCGTCCGGCATCGGCCCCGTGGAGGGCGCGTCCCTCTACGACGTCGACAACCCGGCGCCCCTCATCGAAGCCCCGCGCAAGCGGACCAGCAAGACCCCGAAGTCCACCCGCGGCAACTTCGAGATGTACGGCTGGCTGTTCATGCGGCTGTCCGGCGTCGTCCTGGTCGTCCTGGTCCTCGGCCACCTGCTCATCCAGCTCGTCCTCGACGGCGGCGTCTCCAAGATCGGTTTCGCCTTCGTGGCGGGCCGCTGGGCCTCCCCGTTCTGGCAGGTCTGGGATCTGTTGATGCTGTGGCTGGCGATGCTGCACGGCGCCAACGGCCTGCGCACGGTCATCAACGACTACGCGGAGCGCGCGGACACCCGGCTGTGGCTCAAGGGCCTGCTCTACACCGCCACGGTGTTCACCATCCTGCTGGGCACGCTGGTGATCTTCACCTTCGACCCGAACATCCGCTAG
- the sdhA gene encoding succinate dehydrogenase flavoprotein subunit: MKIHKYDTVIVGAGGAGMRAAIESTKRSRTAVLTKLYPTRSHTGAAQGGMAAALANVEEDNWEWHTFDTIKGGDYLVDQDAAEILAKEAIDAVLDLEKMGLPFNRTPDGTIDQRRFGGHSRNHGEAPVRRSCYAADRTGHMILQTLYQNCVKEGVEFFNEFYVLDQLLVEVDGVKKSAGVVAYELATGEIHVFQAKAVIYASGGTGKFFKVTSNAHTLTGDGQAAVYRRGLPLEDMEFFQFHPTGIWRMGILLTEGARGEGGILRNKDGERFMEKYAPVMKDLASRDVVSRSIYTEIREGRGCGPEGDHVYLDLTHLPPEQLDAKLPDITEFARTYLGIEPYTDPIPIQPTAHYAMGGIPTNVEGEVLSDNTTVVPGLYAAGEVACVSVHGANRLGTNSLLDINVFGRRAGIAAAEYSATVGHVELPEDPASLVVGQIERLRASTGNERVADIRRELQECMDANVMVFRTEQTIKTAVEKIAELRERYLNVSVQDKGKRFNTDLLEAVELGNLLDLAEVMAVSALARKESRGGHYREDYPNRDDVNFMRHTMAYREVGDDGTESIRLDYKPVVQTRYQPMERKY, translated from the coding sequence ATGAAGATCCACAAGTACGACACCGTCATCGTCGGCGCCGGCGGCGCCGGAATGCGCGCGGCCATCGAGTCGACGAAGCGCAGCCGGACCGCCGTGCTGACGAAGCTCTACCCCACCCGCTCCCACACGGGCGCCGCGCAGGGCGGTATGGCCGCAGCGCTGGCGAACGTGGAGGAGGACAACTGGGAGTGGCACACCTTCGACACGATCAAGGGCGGCGACTACCTGGTCGACCAGGACGCCGCCGAGATCCTGGCGAAGGAGGCCATCGACGCGGTCCTCGACCTGGAGAAGATGGGCCTGCCGTTCAACCGGACCCCGGACGGCACCATCGACCAGCGCCGGTTCGGCGGGCACTCCCGCAACCACGGCGAGGCCCCGGTCCGCCGGTCCTGCTACGCGGCGGACCGCACCGGCCACATGATCCTCCAGACGCTCTACCAGAACTGCGTCAAGGAGGGTGTGGAGTTCTTCAACGAGTTCTACGTCCTCGACCAGCTGCTCGTGGAGGTCGACGGCGTCAAGAAGTCGGCCGGCGTCGTCGCCTACGAACTGGCGACCGGTGAGATCCACGTCTTCCAGGCGAAGGCCGTGATCTACGCGTCCGGCGGCACCGGCAAGTTCTTCAAGGTGACGTCGAACGCGCACACGCTGACCGGTGACGGCCAGGCCGCGGTCTACCGCCGTGGGCTGCCGCTGGAGGACATGGAGTTCTTCCAGTTCCACCCGACCGGCATCTGGCGCATGGGCATCCTGCTGACGGAGGGCGCCCGCGGTGAGGGCGGCATCCTCCGCAACAAGGACGGCGAGCGCTTCATGGAGAAGTACGCGCCGGTCATGAAGGACCTCGCGTCCCGTGACGTCGTGTCCCGCTCCATCTACACGGAGATCCGTGAGGGCCGCGGCTGCGGTCCCGAGGGCGACCACGTCTACCTCGACCTCACCCACCTCCCGCCGGAGCAGCTGGACGCCAAGCTCCCGGACATCACGGAGTTCGCGCGGACGTACCTCGGCATCGAGCCGTACACGGACCCGATCCCGATCCAGCCCACCGCGCACTACGCCATGGGCGGCATCCCGACCAACGTCGAGGGTGAGGTCCTGTCGGACAACACCACCGTCGTCCCGGGCCTGTACGCGGCCGGTGAGGTCGCGTGCGTCTCCGTGCACGGCGCGAACCGCCTGGGCACCAACTCGCTGCTCGACATCAACGTCTTCGGGCGTCGTGCGGGCATCGCGGCGGCGGAGTACTCGGCCACCGTCGGCCACGTCGAGCTGCCCGAGGACCCGGCCTCGCTGGTCGTCGGACAGATCGAGCGGCTGCGGGCGTCCACGGGCAACGAGCGCGTGGCGGACATCCGCCGCGAGCTGCAGGAGTGCATGGACGCCAACGTCATGGTGTTCCGCACCGAGCAGACGATCAAGACGGCCGTCGAGAAGATCGCCGAGCTGCGCGAGCGCTACCTGAACGTGTCCGTCCAGGACAAGGGCAAGCGGTTCAACACCGACCTCCTCGAAGCCGTCGAGCTGGGCAACCTGCTCGACCTCGCCGAGGTCATGGCCGTGTCCGCGCTCGCCCGCAAGGAGTCCCGCGGCGGTCACTACCGCGAGGACTACCCCAACCGCGACGACGTCAACTTCATGCGCCACACCATGGCGTACCGCGAGGTCGGCGACGACGGCACCGAGTCGATCCGTCTCGACTACAAGCCGGTCGTGCAGACCCGCTACCAGCCGATGGAGCGTAAGTACTGA